TGGAGTGTACCGGATGTACCGAATCGCTTCTCAGGTCTTCACATCCACCTTTAGGAAGGTTTTTGCTTGAAATGGTTAACCTTGAGTATCATGAGACCTTGATGCCAGCTGCTGGTAAACAGGCAGAAGAGGTGCTTCATGAAACCATCAAAACCTACAAAGGAGAATACATCTGTGTGGTAGAAGGAGCTGTTTCAACCAAAGACGGTGGTATTTACTGTAAGGTTGGTGGAAGACCTGCAATAGAAATTTTAAAAGAAGTGGCAAAGGATGCTAAGCTGGTTATCAACATGGGTACCTGTGCTGCCTTTGGAGGAGTACAAGCAGCTAAACCCAATCCTACAGGTGCGGTAGGTGTGCCTCAGGTTATCGGAAATGAAAAGGTAATCAACATACCTGGTTGTCCTCCTAACCCATACAACTTTTTTGCTACCATCAGTTATATCCTTACCTTTGGTAAACTTCCTGAATTAGACAAACTTAGAAGACCAAAATTTGCTTATGGTAGGCTTATCCATGACCACTGTGAAAGAAGGCCTCACTTTGATGAAGGTCGTTTTGCTGAAGCCTTTGGTGACGAAGGGCATAAACAGGGTTATTGTCTATACAAAGTAGGATGCAGAGGGCCTGTTACCTATGCTAACTGTGGTGTGATCAAATTCTGTGATGTGGGTGCCTGGCCAGTCGGTGCTGGTCATGGATGTATGGGATGTGTTGAACCAGACTTTTGGGATGAAATGTCCCCATTCTACAAACCTATTATGGAATAATAAAACTTAAAATCTAAAAAAGATTACAAAGGAGGTTAACGTATGGCTAAAAGGATTACCATAGACCCCATAACCAGGATAGAGGGACATTTAAGAATAGATGTAGAGGTAGATGGAGGCAAAGTAGTAAATGCTTGGTCTTCTGGACAGATGTGGAGAGGTATAGAGATCATCCTCAAAGGAAGAGACCCAAGGGACGCCTGGGCCTTTACTCAGAGGTTCTGTGGTGTATGTACTACTGTTCATGCTATGGCTTCGGTTAGAGCCGTAGAAAATGCCTTAGGAATGGAAATTCCTTTAAATGCCCAGTATGTAAGAAACATCATCCTTTGTGCCCATGCTTTGCATGACCACATGGTCCATTTTTACCATCTATCAGCCCTTGACTGGGTAGATATAGTATCTGCTTTAAAAGCAGACCCCAAAAAAACTGCTGAGCTTGCTCAGAGCATTTCTTCTTGGGAAGGAAACTCTGTTACTTATTTTAAAAAGGTAAAAGAGACCCTTCAAAAATTTGTAGAAAAGGGACAAATTGGACCTTTTACCAACGGATACTGGGGACATCCACAGATGAAACTTTCTCCTGAGGTAAACTTACTTGCTGTAGCTCATTACTTAACTGCCTTAGACTATCAGTTTGACGCTAACAAAGTGGTTGCTATCTTTGGAGGTAAAACCCCTCATATCCAAACGTTGGTAGTAGGTGGAGTAGCTTTAGCCATCAATCCTGACAACTTAGCTACCCTTAACGCTGAAAGGCTAGATTACGCCCGTGAATTACTCATGAAAGTAAAACATTTTATCCAAGAGGTTTATCTTAACGACGTGATTGCTGTAGGATGTCTATACAAAGACTGGTTTAAGATCGGAAGAGGAGTAGATAACTACTTAGCGGTACCAGACCTTCCTCTTGACACCAAAGGAACGGTATTTGACCTTCCTGGTGGAACCATCTTTAACGGAGACTTGTCTACTTATACCCCGATCAAAAGCTTTAACGATCCTTATTTTAGAGACAACGTTACCGAAAGTGTGGCTCATTCCTGGTACAAAGATACTGGACCAAGACATCCCTGGCAGGGTGAAACTGTTCCTAATTATACTGACTTTAATCCTAACGGAAAATACAGCTGGTCTAAGGCTCCTCGTTTCAAAGGTGAACCTATGCAAGTTGGCCCATTGGCTCAAGTGTTGATGGGTATCGCTACCAAACATGAATTAACGATGAAGTGGGTAAACTATGCGTTAGAAAAAGCTAAAGCTTTAGGTGTTAACTTAACGGTGGATGACCTTCACTCCACGATGGGAAGGCATTTGGCAAGAGCCATCAGAGCAGCCATGCTTGCTGACCTTGCCCTCAAGCATTTAAACCTTCTTGAGAAAAACATCGCTAAAGGAGATTATGCTATCTGGAATAAAGTTGAATTTCCTGCCAAAGAGATTAAGGGTGTTGGTTTTCATGAAGCCCCAAGAGGAACTCTTTCTCACTGGGTGGTTATAGAAAAAGGTAAAATCAAAAACTATCAAGCAGTTGTGCCATCTACCTGGAACATGAGCCCAAGATGTGAAAAAGGAAAACGTGGTCCTTATGAAGAAAGCTTGATCAACAACCCTGTGGTTGACCCTGAAAAACCACTTGAGGTGTTAAGGACTATCCACTCCTTTGACCCATGTATAGCCTGTGCTGTCCATCTATTAGATGCAAAAGGTAATGAAATCAAAAGAGTAAAAGTACTCTAAGGTTTAAAACTTTACCCATAAAAAAAGGGAGCTTTTTAAGGCTCCCTTTTTTTATTTCTTGGATTACAAAAAAGACGAGTTTTTATAACACTTTTGAGTTTTAATTTAACTGTTTTCTGTATTTAAAATAGGCTAAACATGCCCCTTCAGAGGATACCATACAAGGACCTATAGGATTTTGAGGAGTACAGGCTTTACCAAAAAGTTTACAGTCAGTAGGCTTGTTAAGCCCTTTTATAACCCTTCCACACAAGCACTGAGGATGTTCTTTAGAAGAAGGAAGAGATAGATTAAAAAACTTTTCTCCGTCTAAGGATTCATACTTAGGTGCTATGGCATAAGCGCTGTTTGGTATCTCACCTAAACCTCTCCAAGGGAAAGAATCCCTTATCACAAAAACCTCTTTTAAAAGTTCTTGAGCCTTTAAGTTGCCCTGTTTATCCACCGTACGGGTATACTGGATTTCTACCTCACATCTTCCTTCCTTTTTCTGTTTTACTATAAGATAAACCGCCTGCAACAGGTCTAAAGGCTCAAAACCTGAGACTACGATCGGAGTTCCGTATCTTTGCACTATCGGTTCATAGACTTTTGTCCCTGTGATGGTGCTTACATGACCTGGGCCTATAAAAGCCTCTATAAAAGGTTTTTCCTCACTTTTTAAGAGATAATCAAGGACTTCTATGGCTAAAATATGGTTTGAGACCACCCAAAGGTTTGCGATACCTAATTGATGGGCTTGTTTGATAAGAACTGCGGTATGAGGTGCGGTGGTTTCAAACCCTATGGCAAAAAACACTACTTTTTTA
Above is a genomic segment from Thermodesulfobacterium commune DSM 2178 containing:
- a CDS encoding hydrogenase small subunit yields the protein MFNLKDLSRRDFLKICTIVTATMGLPVSMVEKVEAALKKGPKPTVVWLHFMECTGCTESLLRSSHPPLGRFLLEMVNLEYHETLMPAAGKQAEEVLHETIKTYKGEYICVVEGAVSTKDGGIYCKVGGRPAIEILKEVAKDAKLVINMGTCAAFGGVQAAKPNPTGAVGVPQVIGNEKVINIPGCPPNPYNFFATISYILTFGKLPELDKLRRPKFAYGRLIHDHCERRPHFDEGRFAEAFGDEGHKQGYCLYKVGCRGPVTYANCGVIKFCDVGAWPVGAGHGCMGCVEPDFWDEMSPFYKPIME
- a CDS encoding nickel-dependent hydrogenase large subunit — protein: MAKRITIDPITRIEGHLRIDVEVDGGKVVNAWSSGQMWRGIEIILKGRDPRDAWAFTQRFCGVCTTVHAMASVRAVENALGMEIPLNAQYVRNIILCAHALHDHMVHFYHLSALDWVDIVSALKADPKKTAELAQSISSWEGNSVTYFKKVKETLQKFVEKGQIGPFTNGYWGHPQMKLSPEVNLLAVAHYLTALDYQFDANKVVAIFGGKTPHIQTLVVGGVALAINPDNLATLNAERLDYARELLMKVKHFIQEVYLNDVIAVGCLYKDWFKIGRGVDNYLAVPDLPLDTKGTVFDLPGGTIFNGDLSTYTPIKSFNDPYFRDNVTESVAHSWYKDTGPRHPWQGETVPNYTDFNPNGKYSWSKAPRFKGEPMQVGPLAQVLMGIATKHELTMKWVNYALEKAKALGVNLTVDDLHSTMGRHLARAIRAAMLADLALKHLNLLEKNIAKGDYAIWNKVEFPAKEIKGVGFHEAPRGTLSHWVVIEKGKIKNYQAVVPSTWNMSPRCEKGKRGPYEESLINNPVVDPEKPLEVLRTIHSFDPCIACAVHLLDAKGNEIKRVKVL
- the hypD gene encoding hydrogenase formation protein HypD, with product MKYSGSLNQTWNSFKDPQRVKVLADLIKREVESLGNPVNIMEFCGGHTHVILKNGLDELLKGYINFLHGPGCPVCVTALERVDLAIELAKLPDVILCTYGDLMRVPGSNKISLLTLRAEGYEVRPLPSCLEAIKIAQEFPNKKVVFFAIGFETTAPHTAVLIKQAHQLGIANLWVVSNHILAIEVLDYLLKSEEKPFIEAFIGPGHVSTITGTKVYEPIVQRYGTPIVVSGFEPLDLLQAVYLIVKQKKEGRCEVEIQYTRTVDKQGNLKAQELLKEVFVIRDSFPWRGLGEIPNSAYAIAPKYESLDGEKFFNLSLPSSKEHPQCLCGRVIKGLNKPTDCKLFGKACTPQNPIGPCMVSSEGACLAYFKYRKQLN